Proteins found in one Mustela lutreola isolate mMusLut2 chromosome 12, mMusLut2.pri, whole genome shotgun sequence genomic segment:
- the LOC131812944 gene encoding LOW QUALITY PROTEIN: olfactory receptor 13C4-like (The sequence of the model RefSeq protein was modified relative to this genomic sequence to represent the inferred CDS: inserted 3 bases in 2 codons; substituted 1 base at 1 genomic stop codon), whose product MFMQSICXICCLAVKIFXVRSSFDILEAXDMDRINKTFVKEFILLGLSGYPKLEIIFFSLILIMYLVILIGNGVLIIASIFDSRLHTPMYFFLGNLSFLDICYTSSSVPSTLVSLISKKRNISFSGCTVQMFVGFAMGSTECFLLGMMAFDRYVAICNPLRYPIIMSKVVYVLMASVSWLSGGINSIVQTSLAMGLPFCGNNIINHFLCEILAVLKLACADISLNIVTLAVSNMAFLVLPLLVIFFSYMFILYTILRMNSATGRRKAFSTCSAHLTVVIIFYGTIFFMYAKPKSQDRLGNDNLQATEGLISMFYGVVTPMLNPLIYSLRNKDVKAAVKYLLNWKAVKP is encoded by the exons ATGTTTATGCAAAGCATTTGTTAAATTTGTTGCTTggcagtgaaaatatt tgttaggTCTTCCTTTGATATCCTGGAAG GGGATATGGATAGGATAAACAAGACATTTGTGAAAGAATTCATTCTTCTGGGACTCTCCGGTTACCCAAAACttgagatcatttttttttctctaattctaaTAATGTATCTAGTGATTCTGATTGGCAACGGTGTTCTGATCATAGCAAGCATCTTTGATTCCCGTCttcacacccccatgtacttcttcctgggCAACCTCTCTTTCCTGGACATCTGCTATACATCCTCCTCTGTTCCCTCAACTTTGGTGAgcttaatttcaaagaaaaggaacatttCCTTCTCCGGATGCACAGTACAGATGTTCGTTGGATTTGCAATGGGGTCCACAGAGTGTTTCCTCCTGGGCATGATGGCTTTTGATCGCTATGTAGCCATCTGTAACCCTCTGAGATACCCTATCATCATGAGCAAGGTGGTGTATGTACTAATGGCTTCTGTATCATGGCTCTCTGGTGGTATCAACTCAATTGTACAAACATCTCTTGCCATGGGATTGCCATTTTGTGGAAATAATATTATCAATCATTTCTTATGCGAGATATTAGCTGTCCTTAAGCTAGCTTGTGCTGACATATCCCTCAATATTGTTACCCTAGCAGTATCAAATATGGCATTCCTGGTTCTTCCACTGctggtcatttttttctcctatatgtTCATCCTCTATACCATCTTGAGAATGAACTCAGCCACAGGGAGACGCAAAGCCTTTTCTACTTGCTCAGCACATCTGACTGTAGTGATCATATTTTATGGTACCATCTTCTTCATGTATGCTAAGCCCAAGTCTCAAGACCGCCTTGGGAATGACAATTTGCAAGCTACAGAAGGGCTTATTTCCATGTTTTATGGGGTAGTGACCCCCATGCTAAATCCCCTAATCTATAGCTTGAGAAATAAGGATGTTAAAGCTGCTgtgaaatatttgctgaattggAAAGCTGTTAAGCCATAA